The Flavivirga eckloniae genomic interval ATGACTAATATAACAGGTTTGGTTTGTTTTAATAGGGCTTCGTTAACGCTTATATCTATTTTAGAGATATCTATTTTACTAGTATCAAAAATTTGCACATCAATATTGGTTCCAGATGTATCTTTAATATAAAACATCCCCCGTTGTAACGCTTCTTTATTTACTTTATTTCGAAGTCCTTCATTTTCATTTTTGCTTAAAGACTCGTATACTTCAAAAATATCCTTTTTAGATGTCACCGATTTTAATGCATTTGATGCAAAAAGTGTATTCATAACACTATGCATATTGGCACTTATTATATGTATAGGCCTTTCTAATAATTCGTTTTTAAATAATACTTCTTTTATTGAATCCGCCCAAATTTCTCCATGTATGTGATGACCAATACGTTCTCTTAATACAGGACTAAATGTTACTGTTCTTTTATTATTATGTACCTGTTCCTCTATGGCTAATTTTCCTAGCCAATACACAATATGAAGCAACCTTTCTGGTTGTAGCGGTGTAGCAAACTCGCCGTAAACCGTTCTTAACTCATTAAAAGTTCTTCCTAAAATATTAGCGACATGAGTTATAGCAACTTCGCGCTCTTCCTGAGTTAGCTTCTTTTTTGATAAAACCGCTTTTTCCAACTTTATCCAATCTCTTGTCGTTGCTCCTTCCTCATCAATTAAAACGCGATTACTTATTTTATGAGATTCTATAAAAAGAAATGTAAGGTGTGTTAAAATATCATAGATTTCCGATCGTCCTCGGGTAATCTCAATATTCATTTGTTCGGCATCTATTCTATAGCAATTACGGCGTCTTTTTTCTGGAATTATAGGCTTGAAATGAGAGTTTCCATAGCCTTCATCACTTGTTAAATTAA includes:
- a CDS encoding DUF6909 family protein gives rise to the protein MSNIKHHARTRAQESSNAIERMYITMRHLFNRGFYKPMGVSGETLRQSLLQLRPEIYGSIGEEKAELEGLLYVIDRLPIGIEECTFINLTSDEGYGNSHFKPIIPEKRRRNCYRIDAEQMNIEITRGRSEIYDILTHLTFLFIESHKISNRVLIDEEGATTRDWIKLEKAVLSKKKLTQEEREVAITHVANILGRTFNELRTVYGEFATPLQPERLLHIVYWLGKLAIEEQVHNNKRTVTFSPVLRERIGHHIHGEIWADSIKEVLFKNELLERPIHIISANMHSVMNTLFASNALKSVTSKKDIFEVYESLSKNENEGLRNKVNKEALQRGMFYIKDTSGTNIDVQIFDTSKIDISKIDISVNEALLKQTKPVILVMDYAFGEQAYETIDELLKPYNNNDKKTYLNVESVSIMGKAGILEGGKGDIMIPSAHIFEGTADNYPFTNELKKEDLEGQGVDIYEGSMITVLGTSLQNKDILKFFYNSTWQVIGLEMEGAHYQKAIQAASKVRGSISSGVKVRYAYYASDNPLETGATLASGGLGTSGVRPTYLITRTILKQILN